A genomic segment from Ochotona princeps isolate mOchPri1 chromosome 11, mOchPri1.hap1, whole genome shotgun sequence encodes:
- the PDE6B gene encoding rod cGMP-specific 3',5'-cyclic phosphodiesterase subunit beta — MSLSEQQVRSFLDQNPSFAHQYFGKQLSPELVAGACGDGVPVGCGSLRELCQVEESWALFELVQDMQESINMERVVFKILRRLGPLLHADCCSLFMYRQRNGVAELATRLFSVQADSVLEDCLVPPDSEIVFPLDIGVVGHVAQTKKMVNVEDVSQCPHFSPFADELTGYTTRNILAMPIMNGKDVMAVIMAVNKLDGPCFTSEDQDVFSKYLNFATLNLKMYHLSYLHNCETRRGQVLLWSANKVFEELTDIERQFHKAFYTVRAYLNCDRYSVGLLDMTKEKEFFDVWPVLMGEAQPYSGPRTPDGREIVFYKVIDYILHGKEDIKVIPTPPADHWALVSGLPTYVAESGFICNIMNTSADEMFKFQDGPLDDSGWVIKNVLSMPIVNKKEEIVGVATFYNRKDGKPFDEQDEVIMESLTQFLGWSVLNTDTYDKMNKLENRKDIAQDMVLYHVRCDKDEIQAILPTRKRLGKEPADCEEEELGIILKEELPGPNKFDIYEFHFSDLECTELELVKCGIQMYYELGVVRKFQIPQEVLVRFLFSVSKAYRRITYHNWRHGFNVAQTMFTLLMTGKLKSYYTDLEAFAMVTAGLCHDIDHRGTNNLYQMKSQNPLAKLHGSSILERHHLEFGKFLLGEESLNIYQNLNRRQHEHVIHLMDIAIIATDLALYFKKRTMFQKIVDESKNYQDKKSWVEYLSLETTRKEIVMAMMMTACDLSAITKPWEVQSKVALLVAAEFWEQGDLERTVLDQQPIPMMDRNKAAELPKLQVGFIDFVCTFVYKEFSRFHEEILPMFDRLQNNRKEWKALADEYEAKVKALEEEKKKEEERVPVKKVGTEICNGGPAPKSSTCCLL; from the exons ATGAGCCTCAGTGAGCAGCAGGTGCGCAGCTTCCTGGATCAGAACCCCAGCTTTGCCCACCAGTACTTCGGGAAGCAACTGAGCCCCGAGCTGGTGGCGGGGGCCTGCGGGGATGGTGTCCCGGTGGGCTGCGGGAGCCTGCGCGAGCTGTGCCAGGTGGAGGAGAGCTGGGCCCTGTTTGAGCTGGTGCAGGATATGCAGGAGAGCATCAACATGGAGCGTGTTGTCTTCAAGATCCTGCGGCGCCTGGGCCCCCTGCTGCATGCTGACTGCTGCAGCCTGTTCATGTACCGCCAGCGCAATGGCGTGGCCGAGCTCGCCACACGGCTCTTCAGTGTGCAGGCCGACAGTGTCCTGGAGGACTGCCTGGTGCCTCCCGACTCCGAGATCGTCTTCCCGCTGGACATCGGGGTTGTGGGGCACGTGGCCCAGACCAAGAAGATGGTGAATGTGGAAGATGTGTCCCAG TGTCCCCACTTCAGCCCCTTTGCCGACGAGCTCACCGGCTACACCACAAGGAACATCCTGGCAATGCCCATCATGAATGGCAAGGATGTCATGGCTGTGATCATGGCTGTGAACAAGCTGGACGGCCCCTGTTTCACCAGCGAAGACCAAGAT GTTTTCTCCAAATACCTGAATTTTGCCACCTTGAACCTCAAGATGTACCACCTTAGCTACCTCCACAACTGTGAGACACGGCGAGGCCAG GTGCTCCTGTGGTCAGCCAACAAGGTATTTGAGGAGCTGACAGACATTGAGAGGCAGTTCCACAAGGCCTTCTACACGGTGCGAGCCTATCTCAACTGTGACCGCTACTCTGTGGGCCTCCTGGACATGACCAAAGAGAAG GAGTTCTTTGACGTGTGGCCTGTGCTGATGGGCGAGGCCCAGCCATACTCAGGGCCACGCACACCTGACGGCCGG GAAATCGTCTTCTACAAGGTTATTGACTACATCCTGCATGGCAAGGAAGACATCAAGGTCATCCC tACACCCCCTGCTGACCACTGGGCCCTGGTCAGTGGCCTTCCAACCTACGTGGCTGAGAGTGGCTTT atcTGCAACATCATGAACACCTCTGCAGATGAAATGTTCAAGTTCCAG GACGGGCCCCTGGACGACTCTGGATGGGTCATCAAGAATGTGCTGTCCATGCCCATCGTCAACAAGAAGGAGGAGATTGTAGGAGTGGCCACATTTTACAACAGGAAGGACGGGAAGCCGTTCGATGAGCAGGATGAAGTTATCATGGAG TCCCTGACACAGTTCCTGGGCTGGTCAGTGCTGAACACCGACACCTACGATAAAATGAACAAACTAGAGAACCGCAAGGACATCGCCCAGGACATGGTTCTGTACCACGTGAGATGTGACAAGGATGAAATCCAGGCAATCCTG CCAACCAGGAAGCGCCTGGGCAAGGAGCCTGCTGACTGTGAGGAGGAGGAACTAGGCATCATCCTG AAGGAAGAGCTGCCTGGACCCAACAAGTTTGACATCTATGAGTTCCACTTCTCAGACTTGGAGTGCACAGAGCTGGAGCTGGTCAAATGCGGCATCCAGATGTACTATGAGCTGGGTGTGGTCCGCAAGTTCCAGATCCCCCAGGAG GTCCTGGTACGGTTCCTGTTCTCCGTCAGCAAAGCCTACCGCAGAATCACCTATCACAACTGGCGCCACGGCTTCAACGTGGCACAGACCATGTTTACGCTGCTcatg ACTGGCAAACTTAAGAGTTACTACACAGACCTGGAGGCCTTCGCCATGGTAACTGCTGGCCTATGCCATGACATCGACCACCGTGGTACCAACAACCTATACCAGATGAA ATCCCAGAACCCTCTGGCCAAGCTCCATGGCTCCTCCATTTTGGAGCGTCACCACCTGGAATTCGGCAAGTTTCTTCTCGGAGAGGAG AGCCTGAACATCTACCAGAACCTGAACCGGCGGCAGCATGAGCATGTGATCCACCTCATGGACATCGCCATCATTGCCACAGACCTGGCGCTCTACTTCAA GAAGAGGACCATGTTTCAGAAGATTGTGGATGAATCCAAGAACTACCAGGACAAGAAGAGCTGGGTGGAATACCTGTCCCTGGAGACCACACGCAAGGAGATTGTCAT GGCCATGATGATGACCGCGTGCGACTTGTCAGCCATCACCAAGCCCTGGGAAGTGCAGAGCAAG GTGGCTCTTCTGGTGGCTGCAGAGTTCTGGGAACAAGGGGACTTGGAAAGGACTGTCTTGGATCAGCAGCCCATT CCCATGATGGACCGCAACAAGGCAGCCGAACTCCCCAAGCTGCAGGTCGGCTTCATTGACTTCGTGTGCACCTTCGTGTACAAG gagtTTTCACGTTTCCACGAAGAAATCCTGCCCATGTTTGACCGCCTGCAGAACAACAGGAAGGAGTGGAAGGCGCTGGCAGACGAGTATGAGGCCAAAGTGAAGGCcctggaggaggagaagaagaaggaggaagaacgGGTACCAGTCAAGAAAG TGGGCACTGAGATCTGCAATggaggccctgcacccaagtcctccacctgctgcctcctgtga
- the TMEM271 gene encoding transmembrane protein 271 has protein sequence MKWSVRGACAALSSCLLLACALSAAAVGLKCFSLGSELRGEPFRLGAAAGAFYSGLLLAAGLSLLGAALLCCGHRDAPLAGPGPGLGPSAAAPGAPEAAPGEPGPGPGSVAVAVEPAAPGRGQNLLLLGVLVFMLGVLSAFAGAVIDGDTVSLVERKYSHYCLPPRAPAAAAPGPGAPRARAALDSATSAKCRQLKDYQRGLVLSTVFNSLECLLGLLSLLLVKSYKSSQARRGRHGRRRAGRVLARPRNGSGGGGVGPGLRVQTPASRARRGRRGRRGRRLQPRPSEACILAPEESDLANPGDCPAFAALHAVSYINVSALHACEEAGVEVRCGGHPSVELPGYAPSDPDLNASYPYCCRPPCEVARPWEPGRVC, from the coding sequence ATGAAGTGGAGCGTCCGCGGGGCCTGCGCCGCgctctcctcctgcctcctgctcgcCTGCGCGCTCAGCGCCGCCGCCGTCGGCCTCAAGTGCTTCTCGCTGGGTTCGGAGCTGCGCGGGGAGCCGTTCCGGTTGGGGGCAGCCGCCGGCGCCTTCTACTCAGGACTGCTGCTGGCTGCCGGCCTCTCGCTGCTCGGCGCTGCCCTGCTCTGCTGCGGGCACCGAGATGCGCCCCTCGCAGGGCCGGGCCCGGGGCTGGGGCCGTCCGCGGCCGCGCCGGGGGCTCCGGAGGCCGCGCCAGGCGAGCCGGGGCCAGGGCCGGGGtcggtggcagtggcagtggagcCCGCGGCACCTGGGCGCGGCCAGAACCTGCTGCTGTTGGGCGTGCTGGTCTTCATGCTGGGGGTCCTGAGCGCCTTCGCGGGCGCCGTGATCGACGGGGACACCGTGTCCCTGGTGGAACGCAAGTACTCCCACTACTGCCTGCCCCCGCGCGCGCCCGCCGCCGCTGCCCCCGGCCCAGGCGCGCCGCGCGCCCGCGCTGCCCTGGACAGCGCCACGTCCGCCAAGTGCCGGCAGCTCAAGGACTACCAGCGCGGCCTGGTGCTCTCCACCGTCTTCAACTCGCTCGAGTGCCTGCTGGGCCTGCTCAGCCTCCTGCTGGTCAAGAGCTACAAGTCCTCGCAGGCCCGGCGCGGCCGGCACGGCCGGCGGCGGGCTGGCCGGGTCCTGGCACGGCCGCGCAACGGCAGCGGTGGTGGCGGCGTCGGCCCCGGGCTCCGCGTGCAAACGCCGGCTTCCCGGGCGCGGAGGGGCCGGCGCGGCCGGCGGGGGCGGCGGCTGCAGCCGCGGCCGAGCGAGGCCTGCATCCTGGCCCCGGAGGAGTCGGACCTGGCCAACCCCGGAGACTGCCCGGCCTTTGCCGCGCTGCACGCCGTCTCCTACATCAACGTGAGCGCCCTCCACGCGTGCGAAGAGGCGGGCGTGGAGGTGCGTTGCGGAGGGCATCCGTCGGTGGAGCTGCCCGGCTACGCTCCCTCGGACCCCGACCTCAATGCCTCCTACCCTTACTGCTGCCGGCCGCCCTGCGAGGTGGCGCGCCCCTGGGAGCCAGGCCGGGTCTGCTGA